One stretch of Gambusia affinis linkage group LG05, SWU_Gaff_1.0, whole genome shotgun sequence DNA includes these proteins:
- the nradd gene encoding tumor necrosis factor receptor superfamily member 16, translated as MRLIVISAVLLLKVTLGKGCASGKYTDSGHCCNLCPAGYGVEETCGKENTKCLPCLPGTFSPSEGLDSCLPCSTCPSGVPMLASCSASQDTQCECDTGFFFLRSYGLCAPCSKCRTGHGVVQECGPQGDAQCQKCGPGTFSEEDLSSKPCQACSQCSDEEVEIQPCMHNFDTLCMDKKLHIGPAGADGALNIPNGAVMEENEEEDGSPAPGSSKFTPQDEGGSNNILVYVSVLAAVVLGLLVYVAYKCWRSCKQKKALSKARVAELATSPEGEKLQSDSGVFLDSYSLQDNQPNKGTKRDSKLDNRLYVNLPPHKQEEVERLLQEGSGRGWRQLGAALGYDPEQLDLFGRGEAPAHTLLSNWAQREGSALGLLSSALNRIERPDVVTALNSTQQGVSVV; from the exons ATGAGATTGATTGTCATCTCTGCGGTTCTGCTGTTGAAA GTTACTCTTGGAAAGGGTTGTGCTAGTGGGAAGTACACCGACTCGGGACATTGTTGCAATTTGTGTCCAGCTGGTTATGGAGTGGAGGAAACGTGTGGAAAGGAAAATACCAAATGTCTACCATGTCTGCCAG GAACATTTTCACCATCCGAAGGCCTGGACTCTTGCCTTCCATGTAGCACCTGTCCGTCCGGTGTGCCCATGCTGGCGTCCTGTTCGGCAAGCCAGGACACGCAATGCGAGTGTGACACTGGCTTCTTCTTTCTGAGAAGCTATGGTCTATGCGCACCCTGTTCCAAGTGCAGGACAGGTCACGGGGTTGTCCAGGAGTGCGGTCCTCAAGGAGACGCGCAGTGCCAGAAGTGTGGCCCGGGAACCTTCTCAGAGGAGGATTTGAGCAGCAAACCCTGCCAGGCTTGCAGTCAGTGCTCTGATGAAGAAGTGGAGATCCAACCCTGTATGCACAACTTTGACACACTCTGCATGG ATAAGAAGCTGCACATTGGCCCTGCTGGTGCCGATGGGGCCTTGAATATTCCTAATGGGGCGGTGATGGAGGAAAATGAGGAGGAAGACGGCAGCCCCGCACCAGGATCGTCCAAGTTTACACCGCAGGATGAGGGTGGCAGCAACAACATTCTCGTCTACGTGTCTGTTCTGGCTGCTGTGGTGCTGGGCTTGTTGGTTTATGTGGCTTATAAATG TTGGAGGTCGTGCAAACAGAAGAAGGCCCTCTCCAAGGCACGTGTGGCAGAGCTGGCAACATCTCCAGAAGGAGAAAAGCTCCAAAGTGACAGCGGTGTTTTTCTGGACTCTTACAGCCTGCAGGACAACCAGCCCAATAAAG GTACCAAGAGAGACAGCAAGCTCGACAATCGTCTGTACGTCAACTTGCCGCCGCACAAACAGGAGGAGGTGGAGCGCCTCCTGCAGGAGGGAAGTGGCCGTGGATGGAGGCAGCTTGGTGCGGCGCTGGGCTACGACCCCGAACAGCTGGACCTGTTCGGACGCGGCGAGGCCCCGGCGCACACGCTCCTGTCTAACTGGGCCCAGAGAGAGGGCTCCGCTCTGGGACTGCTGAGCTCGGCGCTAAACCGCATCGAGAGACCCGATGTGGTGACGGCCCTTAACAGCACACAGCAGGGTGTTTCTGTGGTGTGA